A portion of the Misgurnus anguillicaudatus chromosome 16, ASM2758022v2, whole genome shotgun sequence genome contains these proteins:
- the sox3 gene encoding transcription factor Sox-3 has product MYNMMETEIKSPLPQSNTAAGGKNSSANDQDRVKRPMNAFMVWSRGQRRKMAQENPKMHNSEISKRLGADWKLLTDAEKRPFIDEAKRLRAMHMKEHPDYKYRPRRKTKTLLKKDKYSLPGGLLAPGANAVNSGVSVGQRMDYTHMNGWTNSAYSLMQDQLAYQQHPSMNSPQIQQMHRYDMAGLQYPMMSSAQTYMNAASTYSMSPAYTQQTSSAMGLGSMASVCKTEPSSPPPAITSHSQRACLGDLRDMISMYLPPGGESAEHSALQTSRLHSVHPHYQSAGTGVNGTLPLTHI; this is encoded by the coding sequence ATGTATAACATGATGGAAACCGAGATCAAAAGTCCCCTTCCGCAGTCCAACACGGCGGCGGGCGGCAAAAACAGCAGTGCCAATGACCAGGACCGGGTGAAGCGGCCTATGAATGCTTTCATGGTGTGGTCTCGCGGACAGCGGAGGAAGATGGCACAAGAGAATCCTAAAATGCACAACTCCGAAATCAGCAAGCGTCTCGGTGCCGACTGGAAACTTTTGACTGATGCGGAGAAGAGACCTTTCATTGACGAGGCCAAGCGGTTACGAGCCATGCACATGAAGGAGCACCCGGATTACAAATACCGTCCCCGCAGGAAGACCAAGACCCTGTTGAAGAAAGACAAATATTCCTTGCCTGGAGGACTATTGGCGCCAGGTGCCAACGCTGTCAACAGCGGCGTCTCCGTGGGCCAGCGGATGGACTACACGCACATGAACGGATGGACGAACAGTGCGTACTCCCTCATGCAGGACCAGCTGGCCTACCAACAACATCCCAGCATGAACAGCCCTCAGATTCAGCAGATGCACCGGTACGACATGGCGGGACTTCAGTACCCTATGATGTCCTCTGCCCAAACTTACATGAACGCAGCTTCCACATACAGCATGTCAccagcatacacacagcaaaCCTCCAGCGCAATGGGTTTGGGCTCCATGGCATCGGTGTGCAAGACGGAACCCAGCTCTCCACCTCCGGCCATAACCTCTCACTCTCAGCGTGCTTGTTTGGGAGACCTGAGGGATATGATAAGCATGTACCTGCCTCCCGGAGGAGAAAGCGCCGAGCACTCCGCTCTACAGACCAGTCGGTTACACAGCGTTCATCCGCACTATCAGAGCGCAGGGACTGGGGTGAACGGAACACTACCCCTAACCCACATTTGA